From the genome of Rhizobacter sp. AJA081-3:
CGCCCATCGAGCCAGTGGCGTCGACCATGAACACCAGGTCCAGGCGCGGGCGCTGAACTATCGGCGCGACTCCGAGCCGCACCTGCAGCGCCGCGCGCTCGCCACGAACCAGGGTCGCTCGCGTCCAGGCCGAGCCCTTGCGCACCGCCACGCCGAGCGCGCGGTCCGACACGTTAGGCGCGAGGAAGGCGCGCGGGTGCAGCCACGCACGGCCGGCGGTGTCGGTGCGGGCCCACATCACCGGCTCGGCGCGGCCGGCACGCTGCACCGCCACCTCGGCGTCGTGCACCGGGCGGCCTGCGGCATCGGTGACCTCGAGCAGGTAGCGCTCGCCGACATCGCGGTCGCGCACCGGCAGGCCGGCGTTGCGCTGGCGGTAGGCCAGGTACGCGCCGAAGTCGGCGTTGTCGTCGACCAGGCCTGCGGTCACCGTCTCGTGGCGCGGGCGCTGGCGCGGGGCAATCGACGAAGGCGCCGATTGCAAGGGCAGGTCGGCTTCGCGCTCGGCAGCATCGGCCGGTGCGGGCGCTGCGGCCACTGCCCCGGCCGGCGCCGCGGGCATGGCCGAAGGTGCCACGCTCTTGGCCGCCTCGGCGCGGCGCGAGGCGCGATCCTCGAGGGCGGCCCGGGCCGGTTCGTCGCGGCGCAGCTCGCGCGTCCTGTCGCCATGGCCGCTGTTGCCGTGCTGTCCGCCACCGGGCACCTCGCGCGTGGACGGCAGGCGGTGGCAGTGGCTGGCCTGCGGTGCATCGAAGCGCGGTGTGCCGTAGTCCTGCGGCGATGCCGGCGGGTCCTGCCAGGCCGGTGGCCAGGCCCCGGGGGTGGCGGCGTGCGCGAGAGGCGCGTCGATCACGGCCGCGCAGGCGGCCAGCAGTGCCAGTGCGGCGACGGCCGGCACGGCGGCCACGCGCAGCGGAAGGCGGGGAAGTCTCATCGGTGTTCTCCTGTGGGGGGTGAGGGGGCGCGGGGTGATACGCGGCAGGTCCCGCGACGGGGTGAACCGGCGCGAAAACAACTTGAGATCACCCCGATCGCGACCGCCGGCCGTATCAGCTGCGGATCAGGCAGACTCCCACCCGCGATGAGCTCCTCCGACGACGACACGCTGATGGCCGCCTACGCCCAGGGCGATGCGGCGGCCTTCGAGCAGCTGTACGAGCGCCACCGGCAGGCGCTGTACCGCTTCGTGCGCCGCCTGCTCGGCAGTGCCCACGCGGCGCAGACCGACGAGGTGTTCCAGGACACCTGGCTGCGCGTCGTGCAGGCGCGCTCGCGCTGGCAGCCGCAGGGCGCGAGCTTTCGCACCTGGTTGTTCACGCTCGCGCATCACCGCGCCATCGACCTGCTGCGCAAGAGCGGCCGCGAGGTCGCGATCGATGCCTTCGAGGGCGAGGACGGCGAACCCTGGCAACCCGACACGGCCGCATGGCAGCACTGGCCGGCGCCGGCTGCGGCCGCGCTGCAGGGCGACGAACTCGCCTTCTGGCGCCGCGCCGGCGAGCGGCTGCTGAGCTGCCTGGACGAACTGCCGCTGGCGCAGCGCAGCGCCTTCCTGCTGCACCACGACGACGGGCTGTCGCTCGACGACGTGGCGCGCGCGCTGGAAGTCGGCTTCGAGACGGCGAAGACGCGGCTGCGTTATGCGATGAGCAAGCTGCGCACCTGCATGGGCGCCTACCTCGCGCCGGAGTCGAGATGAGCACGCCTGACGACGACAAGGTACCGCGCGACGACTGGTTGCGCCAGGCGCTGCGCCATGCGCCCGACGCCGACGCGGCGCCTTCGCGCAAGGTCGACGAGAACATCCTGCGCATGGGCCGCGCCGCCGTGGCGCCGCGCGTCGAACGGCCGGTTCAGGCGACGCCGGCACCGCTGCCCGCGTCCGGCGGCTGGGGCGACGGCATCGCCACGCTGTGGGCGTGGCTCGCGCGGCCGCCGGTCGCGACCGGTTTCGCCGGCGTGATGGTGGCCACCCTCGTCGGCGTGATGTGGTGGGGCCGCAGCCCCGAGGAGATGCAGCCGCCGCAGGAAGTGCCCGTTGCCGCGGCGCCGGCGACCCCCTCCGAGCGGGCTGCCGAGCCGGCCGCGCCACCGGCGGCCACCGCGGCGCTGCCCGACGCCGCCCGCAAGGCGGCCGATGCCGCCCGCGTGGCCGCGGCGACACCCGCTGCCGAGGCTCCGGCACGCAAGATGGCCGCGGCGCCCGCCACACCGGCCGCGCCACCGCCCAAGGCCGAGGGCCCGGTGGTGGTGGCCGCCGCGCCGCCGGCACCAGCCCCCGCGGCGATGCCGGCCGCTCCTGCCGCACAGAACGCCGCCGCGGCCGACATGGCAACGCGCGCACGCGAAACCGCCGAACGCCGCGACCTGGCGGCGGCCAAGTCGGCCGCGCCCGCCGGCGCCGTGGCACCGCAGCAGGCTGAAGCCGCTGCCCCGAGTGCCCTGGCCGGCCGCGCCGCAGCGGCCTCCACCGCGCTCGAGACCCCCGGCTTCAGCAACCTGCGCTTCGAGATCCGTCGCAAGCCGGAAGCCTGGACCTGGACGCGCGACGACGGCGCGCCACGCCCGATGGACGAGGCCACCGAAGCCTGGATCGCCCAGACCGACCGCAGTGCGCGCACGGTGTGGCAGGCCGGCGCCGTGGGCGCCGATCAATCGACCACGACGCTGCGCTTCACGCGCGACGGCGTCGTGCGCGCGGTGCTGCGCCTGGGGCCCACCGGCATGCGGCTCACGCGCGGCGGCAAGACCGAGTCCGCCGAGCTCTCGCGCGGGCAGGCGGCGGCGCTGCTCTCCTCGCTCGACGCGCTCGGCCCCTGAAGGCAGGCAGGCCGCGTCGGCCCGCGTCGTTATCATGGGCGGTTTGCGCCCCCGCGACCCGATGCCGACCCCTCCCGCGCCCGCCAGTCCGCCCCTCCGCGCGGAATCGCCCATGATCCGGGTGCGCGGCGCGCGCACGCACAACCTGAAGAACATCGACCTCGACATCCCGCGCCACCAGCTGGTGGTGATCACCGGGCTGTCGGGCTCGGGCAAGTCCAGCCTCGCCTTCGACACGCTCTACGCCGAGGGCCAGCGCCGCTACGTCGAGAGCCTGTCAGCCTACGCGCGGCAGTTCCTGCAGTTGATGGACAAGCCCGATGTCGACGTGATCGAGGGCCTGTCGCCGGCGATCAGCATCGAGCAGAAGGCGACCTCGCACAACCCGCGCTCGACTGTCGGCACCGTCACCGAGATCCACGACTACCTGCGCCTGCTCTACGCGCGCGCCGGCACGCCCTTCTGCCCCGACCACGACCTGCCGCTGCGCGCGCAGAGCGTCAGCCAGATGGTCGACGCCGCGCTCGCATTGCCCGAGGGCACCAAGTTGATGGTGCTGGCACCGGTGGTGCGCGACCGCAAGGGCGAGTTCGTCGAGCTGTTCGCCGACATGCAGGCGCAGGGCTACGTGCGTTTCCGCGTCGACGGCGCGGCGTACGAAGCCGCCGACGTGCCCAAGCTGAAGAAGGCCGAGAAGCACGACATCGATGTCGTCATCGACCGCGTGAAGATCCAGCCCTCGGGCCTGCAACAACGCCTGGCCGAAAGCTTCGAGGCGGCGCTGCGCATCGCCGAGGGCCGCGCCATCGCGCTGGAGATGGACACCGGCGCCGAGCACCTGTTCTCCAGCAAGTTCGCCTGCCCGGTGTGCAGCTACTCGCTGCCCGAGCTGGAGCCGCGCCTGTTCTCGTTCAACTCGCCGGTGGGCGCCTGCCCGAGCTGCGACGGCCTGGGCCAGGTGACGGTGTTCGACGCCGAGCGCGTGGTCGCCTTCCCCTCGCTGAGCCTGGCCAGTGGTGCGGTGAAGGGCTGGGACCGCCGCAACGCCTACACCTTCTCCTTGCTCGAGAGCGTGGCGCGGCACTACGACTTCGACATCGACCTGCCCTTCGAGGAGCTGCCGAAGAAGGCCCGGCAGGTGCTGCTGCACGGCTCGGGCAGCGAGGACGTGGAGTTCGTCTACCAGGCCGAAGGCGCCAAGGGCAAGCAGCGCGTGGTCAAGCGCTGGCACCCGTTCGAAGGCATCCTGCCGAACTTCGAGCGGCGCTTTCGCGAAACCGATTCCGCTGCCGTGCGCGAAGATCTCGTGCGCTACCAGAGCGCCAAGCCCTGTCCCGACTGCCAGGGCACGCGGCTGCGGCGCGAGGCGCGCAACGTGTTCCTCGTCAATGGCGACGAGGCGAAAGACACGCCGCGCGAGCCGATCTACCGCGTCGAGCACTTCACGCTGCGCGAGTGCCTGGCCTACTTCGAGTCGCTCACGCTGGCCGGCAGCAAGGCCGAGATCGCCGACAAGGTGGTGCGCGAGATCCGCTCGCGGCTGAAGTTCCTCAACGACGTCGGCCTGAACTACCTCAGCCTGGACCGCAGCGCCGACAGCCTGTCCGGCGGCGAGGCGCAGCGCATCCGGCTGGCCTCGCAGATCGGCTCGGGCCTGACCGGCGTGATGTACGTGCTCGACGAGCCGAGCATCGGGCTGCACCAGCGCGACAACGAGCGGCTCATCGGGACGCTGCGCCACCTGCGCGACCTGGGCAACAGCGTGCTCGTCGTCGAGCACGACGAAGACGCGATCCGCGCCGCCGACCACGTGATCGACCTCGGCCCCGGCGCCGGCGTGCACGGCGGGCGCATCATCGCGCAAGGCACCGCCGACGAGGTGGCGGCGAACCCGGAATCGCTGACCGGCCGCTACCTCGGCCGCGTGCTGAAGATCGCCGTGCCGGCCCAGCGCCGTACGCTGGCCGACACCACCGACCCGCAGCGGCTGAAGATCACCGGAGCGCGCGGCAACAACCTCAAGAACGTCGACGTCGACATCCCCGTGGGCCTGTTCACCTGCGTGACCGGCGTGTCGGGCTCGGGCAAGAGCACGCTGGTCAACGACACGCTGTACGCCGCGGTGGCGCGCAAGCTCTACAACTCGCACACCGAGGCCGAGCCGCACGATTCGATCGAGGGGCTGGACGCCTTCGACAAGGTCATCAACGTCGACCAGAGCCCGATCGGCCGCACGCCGCGCAGCAACCCGGCCACCTACACGGGCCTGTTCACGCCCATCCGCGAGCTGTTCGCCGAGGTGCCGGCGGCGCGCGAACGCGGCTACGGACCGGGGCGCTTTTCCTTCAACGTGGCCGGCGGGCGCTGCGAGGCCTGCCAGGGCGACGGCGTACTGAAGGTGGAGATGCACTTCCTGCCCGACGTCTACGTGCCTTGCGACGTCTGCCACGGCCGGCGCTACAACCGCGAGACGCTGGAGGTGCTCTACAAGGGCAAGAACATCACCGAGGTGCTCAACCTCACGGTGGAAGACGCGCACGGCTACTTCAACG
Proteins encoded in this window:
- a CDS encoding vWA domain-containing protein, producing MRLPRLPLRVAAVPAVAALALLAACAAVIDAPLAHAATPGAWPPAWQDPPASPQDYGTPRFDAPQASHCHRLPSTREVPGGGQHGNSGHGDRTRELRRDEPARAALEDRASRRAEAAKSVAPSAMPAAPAGAVAAAPAPADAAEREADLPLQSAPSSIAPRQRPRHETVTAGLVDDNADFGAYLAYRQRNAGLPVRDRDVGERYLLEVTDAAGRPVHDAEVAVQRAGRAEPVMWARTDTAGRAWLHPRAFLAPNVSDRALGVAVRKGSAWTRATLVRGERAALQVRLGVAPIVQRPRLDLVFMVDATGSMGDEIAKLKSSMRAMSQQISQLPGQPDICYGLVAYRDRGDAFLMRTHDFTDELGAFQNVLARVQAGGGGDTPEALNEALHETVHGLSWRTDATRLVVLVADAPPHLDYGGPQYDLDMQAALAKGIKLFAVGASGLDPVGEYIYRQMAQYTAGRFVFLTYKDAADPGSGPGTQTVHDVGNYSVQTLDKLVVKLVGDELARLSRG
- a CDS encoding sigma-70 family RNA polymerase sigma factor, yielding MSSSDDDTLMAAYAQGDAAAFEQLYERHRQALYRFVRRLLGSAHAAQTDEVFQDTWLRVVQARSRWQPQGASFRTWLFTLAHHRAIDLLRKSGREVAIDAFEGEDGEPWQPDTAAWQHWPAPAAAALQGDELAFWRRAGERLLSCLDELPLAQRSAFLLHHDDGLSLDDVARALEVGFETAKTRLRYAMSKLRTCMGAYLAPESR
- the uvrA gene encoding excinuclease ABC subunit UvrA, giving the protein MPTPPAPASPPLRAESPMIRVRGARTHNLKNIDLDIPRHQLVVITGLSGSGKSSLAFDTLYAEGQRRYVESLSAYARQFLQLMDKPDVDVIEGLSPAISIEQKATSHNPRSTVGTVTEIHDYLRLLYARAGTPFCPDHDLPLRAQSVSQMVDAALALPEGTKLMVLAPVVRDRKGEFVELFADMQAQGYVRFRVDGAAYEAADVPKLKKAEKHDIDVVIDRVKIQPSGLQQRLAESFEAALRIAEGRAIALEMDTGAEHLFSSKFACPVCSYSLPELEPRLFSFNSPVGACPSCDGLGQVTVFDAERVVAFPSLSLASGAVKGWDRRNAYTFSLLESVARHYDFDIDLPFEELPKKARQVLLHGSGSEDVEFVYQAEGAKGKQRVVKRWHPFEGILPNFERRFRETDSAAVREDLVRYQSAKPCPDCQGTRLRREARNVFLVNGDEAKDTPREPIYRVEHFTLRECLAYFESLTLAGSKAEIADKVVREIRSRLKFLNDVGLNYLSLDRSADSLSGGEAQRIRLASQIGSGLTGVMYVLDEPSIGLHQRDNERLIGTLRHLRDLGNSVLVVEHDEDAIRAADHVIDLGPGAGVHGGRIIAQGTADEVAANPESLTGRYLGRVLKIAVPAQRRTLADTTDPQRLKITGARGNNLKNVDVDIPVGLFTCVTGVSGSGKSTLVNDTLYAAVARKLYNSHTEAEPHDSIEGLDAFDKVINVDQSPIGRTPRSNPATYTGLFTPIRELFAEVPAARERGYGPGRFSFNVAGGRCEACQGDGVLKVEMHFLPDVYVPCDVCHGRRYNRETLEVLYKGKNITEVLNLTVEDAHGYFNAVPNIARKLQTLLDVGLGYIRLGQSATTLSGGEAQRVKLALELSKRDTGRTLYILDEPTTGLHFADIDLLLKVLHQLRDAGNTIVVIEHNLDVIKTADWIIDMGPEGGAGGGLVIAQGTPEDVAANPASHTGRYLAPLLAG